Part of the Zhongshania aliphaticivorans genome, TACCCACTTGCGACAACTTTGAGTTCAAAACCTCGCCCGTCACAATCTTGTTTAATGGCATTTAAGGCATCTTGGATATCGCCGGTAGTAGGCCGCTCTTCAGGGTCAAAAAGCTCCGCAATATGCTGAAGCGTTAGAGGTCGCCCAACTGCCATCAACGCCGCCTCGACGATACGTTTTAATTGCTGTATATCCGGTATCATATCACTTTCGCTTTTACGTGAATTGGCGCGAAGGCCTCTGACTGAACGATTTCTACTAGCGACTCTTTAATCAATTCCATAATCGCCAAGAAGGTAACCACAACCCCTAAACGCCCCTCTTCTACTTTAAATAAGGTTACAAAGGGTACAAAACTATCTGAACGTAACACTGCTAATACTTGTGACATCCGCTCACGTGTTGATAGTTTTTCGCGTTGCACCTGATGGCTCTCAAACAAATCTGCACGTCTCAATACTTCACCCAGCACAAGTAGTAATTCTTTTAAATCTACATCTGGCTCCGCTCGTTGTTTCGCAAGTGGCGGCGGTTCAATGGTAACGGCATAATTATCTCGTCCCATTCGCGGTAATTGATCAATATTCTCAGCTGCTTGCTTAAATCGCTCATACTCCTGTAATCGGCGAATCAACTGCGCACGCGGGTCTTCCTCATCATCCAGCACATCCGCCGAGCGCGGCAGCAACATTCGCGACTTAATCTCAGCCAACATCGCCGCCATTAAGAGATATTCCGAGGCCAGTTCAAACTGTACGGCACTCATCATATTCACGTACTGCATATACTGATCAGTAATCTGCGCCACGTTGATTTCAAGAATATCAAGATTCTGCCGTTTAATAAGGTATAGCAAGAGGTCTAGAGGACCCTCAAATGCTTCAAGAAAAACTTCCAAAGCCTCTGGCGGAATATACAAGTCTTTAGGGATTTCAGTTAACGGTTTACCCTGCACCACAGCAAACGGCATCTCGCCCTGCTGAGGTTGCTGACGAATTGCTTTAAGACTAACAATTTCAATCGCTTCACGAGCACTTTCGGGGATGGGTTCAAGCCGCCCAGCCACGGCTTCAGGCCCGGGAGTTCCTGACACTGAGGTTAGGGGTAAGCCAAGCGGTTCTACGCTGCTTTTGTCTGAAGAGTCATCTTGCACTATTACTGAGATCTCACGATATCATCTACCAAGTGCGGGATTATACGTGTAACTTAGCTTCGGTCACAGCGAATCCTCAAATTGACTCACATCGCCCAAGCCATGACGCATGACAACTGGCGCATCGTCGACCAAATCTACAATTGAGGTCGCCTCCATGCCGCAATAACCGCCATCAATAAC contains:
- a CDS encoding segregation and condensation protein A, yielding MPESAREAIEIVSLKAIRQQPQQGEMPFAVVQGKPLTEIPKDLYIPPEALEVFLEAFEGPLDLLLYLIKRQNLDILEINVAQITDQYMQYVNMMSAVQFELASEYLLMAAMLAEIKSRMLLPRSADVLDDEEDPRAQLIRRLQEYERFKQAAENIDQLPRMGRDNYAVTIEPPPLAKQRAEPDVDLKELLLVLGEVLRRADLFESHQVQREKLSTRERMSQVLAVLRSDSFVPFVTLFKVEEGRLGVVVTFLAIMELIKESLVEIVQSEAFAPIHVKAKVI